Proteins encoded within one genomic window of Cytophagales bacterium:
- a CDS encoding 3-dehydroquinate synthase II, translating to MKSEKKIVWIDCRDISKNKDKVALVNNLSFENILVSAKDLSKRSLPKKSNLIVEVFSQEDLDKVPNEAVVLSEDKGLLKNAATRGNKTAFATTIVDQKTMDEAWQEGLNYNYLVIELLAETNIPLELLIAKLQPTDTVLIKKVDKAIDAEIAYGVMESGSDGVLFSNNGFNELKALDKLLQKDDTYKMKLVKAKVTDVEHAGMGYRACIDTTNLFQKDEGMIIGSTSDGGLCVSSETHYLPYMDLRPFRVNAGAVHSYVWCPDDNTSYITELKGGAKVTCVDVKGNARDVTVGRVKTELRPLLKIEVEAEGKKINAFVQDDWHIRIFGGNGEPRNASTVAVGEELLAYVCEPGRHVGIKIDEHITEE from the coding sequence ATGAAGTCAGAAAAGAAAATAGTCTGGATAGACTGTAGAGACATTAGCAAGAATAAAGACAAAGTAGCTCTGGTAAATAACCTGAGTTTTGAAAACATATTGGTTAGCGCAAAAGATTTAAGCAAACGGAGCCTTCCAAAGAAGAGCAATTTAATAGTAGAAGTTTTTAGCCAGGAAGATCTTGATAAAGTACCGAATGAAGCAGTGGTGCTCTCTGAGGATAAAGGTTTATTGAAGAACGCTGCCACCAGAGGTAATAAAACAGCTTTCGCTACTACCATAGTTGATCAAAAGACAATGGACGAAGCGTGGCAGGAAGGGTTAAACTACAATTATTTGGTGATTGAGCTTCTGGCTGAAACCAATATTCCACTTGAACTTTTGATTGCCAAATTACAGCCCACGGATACGGTTCTGATTAAGAAAGTAGACAAAGCCATAGATGCCGAAATTGCTTATGGTGTTATGGAGTCGGGCAGTGATGGTGTATTGTTTTCGAATAATGGCTTTAATGAATTGAAAGCACTGGATAAGCTTCTTCAAAAGGATGATACCTACAAAATGAAGCTTGTTAAGGCAAAAGTTACTGACGTTGAGCATGCCGGAATGGGATACAGGGCATGCATAGATACCACCAACCTTTTTCAAAAAGATGAAGGCATGATCATTGGGTCGACTTCAGACGGAGGCTTATGTGTTAGCTCCGAAACGCATTACCTGCCTTATATGGATTTACGCCCGTTCAGAGTAAACGCCGGAGCCGTCCATTCTTATGTTTGGTGTCCTGACGATAATACATCATATATAACTGAACTTAAAGGTGGAGCAAAAGTAACTTGTGTAGATGTAAAGGGGAATGCCCGTGATGTGACCGTAGGCAGAGTTAAAACGGAGTTGAGACCACTGCTGAAAATTGAAGTGGAAGCAGAAGGGAAAAAAATCAACGCTTTTGTACAAGATGATTGGCATATAAGAATTTTCGGAGGAAACGGAGAGCCGAGAAATGCTTCTACCGTAGCAGTAGGTGAAGAACTGCTGGCGTATGTATGCGAACCCGGGAGACACGTGGGAATCAAAATTGATGAGCATATCACTGAAGAGTAG
- a CDS encoding non-ribosomal peptide synthetase, with the protein MKTHDIVERFESAVEKYPDNIAIHTKDNNLSYEQLNKKVNQVAYNIRESTANKCRNVTLLLDHDEEVIIALLGVLKAGKTYVPIDPFIPLERAKKILNDSETDVLITNNNQMSFAYKLLSSSKKNITLINISGLENKYETNPELKIDKTQSAYVLYTSGSTGEPKGVAQSHQCVVHFISGYIEELDIKDFDNILLTTPYSHTVSVIDIFSALFSGASLSIIDVKKDRDASVFLPLVNKLGVTIIHTVPTLYRYMIKSAEDKSQLKNVRLVVLGGEEVLQNDVDLYKENFPDKCLFVNLYGSSEVILATMYVIDKNYSNERKVIPVGFPFGSIKASLLDENKNQVHVHGVGEIHFSSKFLDPQYYKDKGMTEAMFLDIGEEEKLVRMGDLGKLLPDLSIQLMGRKDSQVKINGNRVNLNEIESCLNTDESIEQSVLVPVKNDNSEISLVAFITAFEDKPDLEKIKNSLREKLPEYMIPSFFVKVEKFPITASGKIDRNSLPRISYKDLVNSRKKVESVEKSDLQKRILVIWQKVFEKEDITVHDNFFQLGGNSLMATEIVNEIHSSFNMEVELSTVFDYQSVFEMAMFLENAKSEQVA; encoded by the coding sequence ATGAAAACCCATGACATTGTAGAACGATTTGAATCAGCTGTTGAGAAATACCCGGATAATATAGCGATTCATACCAAGGACAATAATTTGTCTTATGAGCAATTGAATAAAAAAGTAAATCAAGTTGCTTATAACATTAGGGAGTCCACCGCCAATAAGTGCCGTAACGTTACACTATTATTAGATCATGACGAGGAGGTAATTATTGCACTCCTGGGTGTGCTAAAAGCTGGAAAAACGTATGTGCCAATCGATCCATTCATCCCACTCGAGAGAGCCAAAAAAATCTTAAATGATTCGGAGACAGATGTGTTGATAACCAACAATAATCAAATGTCTTTTGCTTATAAATTGTTGAGTTCTTCCAAGAAAAACATCACCCTAATCAACATCTCCGGGCTTGAGAACAAATATGAGACAAATCCCGAGTTGAAAATTGATAAAACTCAAAGTGCCTATGTTCTTTATACCTCAGGCTCTACGGGAGAACCCAAGGGCGTGGCACAATCCCATCAATGCGTGGTTCATTTTATCTCCGGTTATATTGAGGAACTAGATATCAAGGATTTTGACAATATTTTATTAACCACCCCCTACAGTCATACAGTTTCTGTAATCGATATTTTTAGCGCCCTATTCAGTGGAGCTTCACTGTCCATCATTGATGTAAAGAAGGATCGGGATGCTTCAGTCTTCCTGCCATTAGTGAATAAGCTGGGAGTAACCATCATTCACACGGTTCCTACACTTTACCGGTACATGATTAAGTCTGCGGAGGATAAATCACAATTGAAAAATGTGAGATTGGTCGTACTGGGTGGGGAAGAAGTTCTTCAAAATGACGTAGACCTGTATAAAGAAAATTTTCCTGACAAATGCCTGTTTGTTAATTTATACGGATCTTCGGAAGTCATATTGGCCACCATGTATGTCATTGATAAAAACTATTCTAACGAAAGGAAAGTGATACCTGTTGGCTTTCCGTTCGGTTCTATTAAGGCAAGCCTTTTAGACGAGAATAAAAACCAGGTACACGTTCACGGAGTTGGAGAAATTCATTTTAGCAGTAAATTCTTAGACCCTCAGTACTATAAAGACAAGGGGATGACCGAGGCGATGTTTTTAGACATTGGGGAGGAAGAAAAGCTTGTAAGAATGGGTGATTTGGGAAAGCTGCTCCCTGACCTGAGCATTCAGCTGATGGGTAGAAAAGATAGTCAGGTGAAGATCAACGGTAACCGAGTAAACCTGAATGAAATTGAATCTTGTCTAAATACGGACGAGAGTATTGAACAGAGTGTTTTGGTGCCTGTCAAGAATGACAATAGCGAAATCTCTCTGGTAGCTTTTATCACGGCTTTTGAGGATAAGCCTGATCTTGAAAAGATTAAAAACAGCTTGAGAGAAAAGCTTCCCGAATATATGATCCCTTCTTTTTTTGTGAAGGTGGAGAAATTTCCAATCACTGCCAGTGGCAAAATAGACCGCAACAGCCTGCCAAGAATCAGTTATAAAGACTTGGTTAACAGCAGGAAAAAAGTGGAAAGTGTTGAAAAGAGCGATTTACAGAAAAGAATATTAGTCATATGGCAGAAAGTCTTTGAGAAGGAAGATATAACTGTACACGATAACTTTTTTCAACTGGGAGGCAACTCATTGATGGCAACAGAAATTGTCAATGAAATCCATTCTTCATTTAATATGGAAGTCGAATTAAGTACTGTATTTGATTATCAATCAGTTTTTGAAATGGCCATGTTTCTGGAAAATGCGAAATCGGAACAAGTTGCATAA
- a CDS encoding 2-amino-3,7-dideoxy-D-threo-hept-6-ulosonate synthase, which produces MNGKEIRLARILPFPNRRGCIVPIDHGATYGPIAGLENCYDAIAEIKKGGASAIVLHKGNLSKVGQFSGLSDANYIMHISASTSLGQYQSEKVLVGTVEEAIKLGAVGVSIHVNLGVDAEPGMLRDFGIVSEKCNDWGMPLLAMMYTEPSDHPVEDTAHAARLAQEIGADIVKVNYPGSAEGMRQINESVNIPVLIAGGTRITELNEFLHIVDESLYGGSSGVSIGRNIFQHEQTKLVVEVICKLLENKWHVNECVNYVNQNIYQLLG; this is translated from the coding sequence ATGAATGGTAAAGAGATAAGACTTGCGAGAATACTTCCTTTCCCGAATAGGAGAGGATGCATTGTTCCTATAGATCACGGGGCCACATATGGCCCCATCGCCGGACTAGAAAATTGTTATGACGCAATTGCAGAAATCAAAAAAGGAGGAGCCAGTGCTATCGTATTGCATAAAGGTAACTTGTCGAAAGTTGGACAATTTTCAGGTTTGTCTGATGCCAATTACATCATGCATATTTCTGCTTCAACTTCTTTAGGACAATATCAATCTGAAAAGGTCCTGGTTGGAACAGTTGAAGAGGCGATTAAGCTCGGTGCAGTTGGCGTTTCAATACATGTCAATTTAGGTGTCGACGCTGAGCCTGGCATGTTGAGAGATTTCGGGATCGTTTCAGAAAAATGCAACGATTGGGGCATGCCCTTATTAGCAATGATGTATACGGAACCGTCTGATCATCCTGTCGAAGACACAGCTCATGCAGCTCGCCTGGCCCAGGAAATTGGAGCGGATATTGTAAAAGTGAACTATCCGGGTAGTGCAGAGGGAATGAGGCAAATTAACGAGAGTGTGAACATACCCGTTTTGATCGCCGGGGGAACACGAATTACCGAATTGAATGAATTTCTCCACATCGTTGATGAATCTTTGTACGGTGGTTCGTCGGGGGTATCTATTGGACGAAACATATTTCAACATGAACAGACTAAACTTGTGGTGGAGGTAATTTGTAAACTTCTGGAAAATAAATGGCATGTCAATGAATGTGTCAATTATGTAAATCAAAATATTTATCAATTGCTTGGTTAG
- a CDS encoding methyltransferase domain-containing protein: MNNQITRDQFNKQAERYANWSMVTSDQKLKTYFNYCKIKPHDTLLDVACGPGDFAIYSATMIAQSAGVDISDNEIEIGRSISEKMGLKNVSFDRADVENLPHADHSFSVVTCRYAFHHFINAEVVFKEMIRCCQPQGKIGIVDITSYEDPEVNQFFERFDKLVDVSHNKTRDKHFFNQLFIDHKVQKTNEIMMNVDLNVQEYIDHAVQSEENKLEIQDLLSAGLKNEKLKNFLFMKQGELHYRRHVYLTRGTR, translated from the coding sequence ATGAATAATCAGATTACTAGAGATCAGTTTAATAAACAAGCTGAGAGATATGCCAATTGGTCTATGGTGACCAGTGATCAGAAGCTAAAAACCTATTTTAACTATTGTAAAATTAAGCCCCATGATACTTTATTGGATGTCGCGTGCGGTCCCGGAGACTTTGCGATCTACAGCGCTACGATGATCGCGCAATCTGCTGGCGTAGACATTTCTGATAATGAAATTGAAATTGGCAGATCGATAAGTGAGAAGATGGGGCTTAAAAATGTCTCATTTGACCGTGCAGATGTAGAAAATTTACCCCATGCTGATCACTCCTTCTCAGTAGTAACCTGTAGGTATGCCTTCCATCATTTTATAAACGCCGAAGTAGTATTTAAGGAGATGATCCGATGTTGTCAACCTCAGGGAAAAATAGGTATCGTTGATATCACCTCTTACGAGGATCCTGAAGTGAATCAATTCTTCGAAAGATTTGATAAACTGGTTGACGTAAGTCATAATAAAACGCGTGACAAGCATTTTTTTAATCAACTGTTCATCGATCATAAGGTGCAAAAAACAAATGAAATAATGATGAACGTAGACCTAAATGTACAAGAGTACATTGATCATGCTGTTCAAAGCGAAGAAAATAAACTTGAAATACAGGACTTGTTGAGTGCCGGTTTAAAGAACGAGAAACTTAAAAATTTCCTATTCATGAAGCAGGGTGAATTACACTACAGAAGGCATGTTTATCTAACCCGTGGAACAAGATAA
- a CDS encoding serine hydrolase domain-containing protein, with the protein MVLWLLLTLSPFVALPQNPSTDSSTQKRLRSGDLDEQINQMMDDVGVPGMSLAIIENNQVVFAKGYGNRKGNKKVNKRTMFNGGSLSKSYLVFVTHQLADEGKLDLDRPMYEYLPNDRLNHDERYKLITPRMVMSHSSGLENWAKSYYHRDTLDILSDPGKEYIYSGEGYNYLASVIKKILGQSYEEYITERVVKTLKLKTTRLKFKNIYQKFSLRHPTPIYKISTKNHTFGHSVLGQEREVYFNTYTNPAAGNHFSAEDYAKLIIATFDGKRLSEKQLMNILEPEIWVRNSVYYGPGFEVAIHNGDTLVAHGGDDQGHKNYFFYSVKKKRGFVFLTNSDRGLLMTSRLNELTIGMDLTPFLKSFYFSGQYPSATTRLLKAYDNSDAETMFQQLQELSEEGKADINTLNTLAFLLGGRNKEVTKSIVEMAIELYPESSTAYALNGRLHMRNKNYGLAYENLSKAKELNFAIWRIKEDLEKCENTLNN; encoded by the coding sequence TTGGTATTGTGGCTTCTGCTGACTTTGTCACCTTTTGTTGCTCTACCGCAAAACCCTTCTACCGATAGCTCTACACAGAAAAGGCTCCGGTCCGGAGATTTGGACGAACAGATCAATCAAATGATGGATGATGTTGGGGTACCGGGCATGTCGCTGGCGATCATTGAAAACAATCAGGTAGTATTTGCTAAAGGATATGGTAATAGAAAAGGAAATAAAAAAGTAAATAAAAGAACCATGTTTAATGGTGGTTCTCTTTCAAAAAGCTATCTGGTATTTGTTACCCATCAATTGGCAGATGAAGGCAAACTGGATTTGGACCGACCAATGTACGAGTATTTGCCTAATGATCGCCTGAACCATGATGAGCGCTATAAACTGATCACTCCTAGAATGGTTATGAGTCACTCTTCTGGGTTAGAGAACTGGGCTAAAAGTTACTACCATCGAGATACGCTGGATATACTAAGTGATCCTGGCAAAGAATATATCTACTCAGGAGAGGGGTATAACTATCTGGCTTCTGTGATTAAGAAGATATTGGGACAGTCCTATGAGGAGTATATTACCGAAAGAGTAGTAAAGACACTTAAGTTAAAAACGACACGATTAAAATTTAAAAATATCTATCAAAAGTTCAGCCTGCGCCACCCTACGCCTATCTATAAAATTTCAACTAAGAATCACACTTTTGGGCATTCGGTATTGGGTCAGGAACGGGAGGTCTACTTTAATACCTATACCAACCCGGCAGCTGGAAATCATTTTTCTGCCGAGGATTATGCTAAACTGATCATAGCAACATTTGATGGTAAAAGGCTTTCTGAAAAGCAACTTATGAATATTTTGGAACCTGAAATCTGGGTTCGGAATTCCGTTTACTATGGACCGGGTTTTGAAGTTGCCATTCACAATGGAGACACGTTGGTGGCCCACGGTGGAGATGACCAGGGGCATAAAAACTACTTCTTCTATTCTGTCAAAAAGAAAAGAGGATTTGTCTTTCTCACAAACAGTGATCGCGGACTGTTGATGACCTCCAGGCTCAATGAACTGACCATCGGGATGGACCTGACCCCATTTCTTAAGTCATTCTACTTTTCTGGGCAATACCCCAGCGCTACAACCCGCTTGCTAAAGGCCTATGATAACAGCGATGCTGAAACCATGTTTCAGCAGCTTCAGGAGTTGAGCGAGGAAGGAAAGGCGGACATCAATACCCTAAATACTTTGGCGTTTTTACTTGGAGGAAGAAATAAAGAGGTCACAAAATCCATCGTGGAGATGGCCATTGAATTATATCCTGAGTCCTCAACCGCATACGCACTCAATGGCCGACTACACATGAGGAATAAAAATTACGGCCTGGCTTATGAAAACCTGTCCAAAGCGAAAGAATTGAATTTTGCGATCTGGCGAATAAAAGAAGATCTCGAAAAATGCGAGAACACGCTGAATAATTAA